Proteins encoded within one genomic window of Mesobacillus subterraneus:
- a CDS encoding carboxypeptidase M32 — MSDVKQTEKKFLDYVKKMAAYSEALSLIYWDLRTGAPKKGSEQRSEVIGVLSSELFNMSTSEEMASYIARLSNEKSLSEITRKTLNECMKDYDRNKKIPADEYREYVILQSKAETVWEEAKAESDFDLFRPYLEKLVNTTKKFIGYWGYEGNKYNTLLDMYEPGITVEVLDQVFGDLREKIVPLVQQISSSTAKPETGFLFKHFPKDKQHGFSLEILKQMGYDFDAGRLDETVHPFAMGLNPGDVRVTTKYDESDFRTAVFGTIHEGGHALYEQNISEELVGTPLCSGTSMGIHESQSLFYENFVGRNYSFWKHNYSLLQEYSDGQFSGVDVESFYRAVNESKPSLIRIEADELTYPLHVMVRYEIEKGLFNDEIEVKDLPKIWNDKYEQYLGIRTENDAQGVLQDVHWAGGSFGYFPSYALGYMYAAQFKNAMLKDLPNYEELLEQGNLQPVKEWMTENVHKHGKMKKPLEILTEVTGEGLNAQYLVDYLYDKYNKVYELV, encoded by the coding sequence ATGAGTGATGTAAAGCAGACAGAAAAGAAGTTTTTGGATTATGTCAAAAAAATGGCTGCCTATAGTGAGGCACTATCTTTGATTTATTGGGATTTAAGGACAGGAGCGCCGAAAAAAGGCTCAGAACAGCGTTCAGAAGTGATCGGGGTACTTTCTTCTGAGCTTTTTAACATGTCAACTTCAGAAGAAATGGCATCATACATAGCACGTCTTTCAAATGAAAAAAGCTTATCTGAAATTACTCGTAAAACACTGAATGAGTGCATGAAGGATTATGACCGTAATAAGAAAATCCCTGCAGATGAATATCGAGAATATGTGATTCTTCAATCCAAGGCAGAAACAGTTTGGGAAGAAGCGAAGGCCGAGTCCGATTTTGATCTGTTCAGACCTTATCTTGAAAAACTAGTTAATACGACAAAGAAATTCATTGGTTACTGGGGATACGAAGGAAATAAGTACAATACACTGTTAGATATGTATGAGCCTGGTATTACTGTTGAAGTTCTGGACCAGGTATTTGGGGATCTTCGTGAAAAAATTGTTCCACTTGTACAGCAAATTTCCAGTTCAACAGCAAAACCAGAAACAGGATTCTTGTTCAAGCACTTTCCTAAAGACAAGCAGCATGGATTCAGTCTTGAAATCCTTAAACAAATGGGTTATGACTTTGATGCTGGACGTCTTGATGAAACGGTCCATCCATTTGCGATGGGGCTTAACCCTGGAGATGTAAGGGTTACTACAAAATATGATGAATCAGATTTCCGGACAGCTGTTTTCGGTACAATTCACGAAGGCGGACATGCTCTTTATGAACAGAACATTTCTGAAGAGCTAGTCGGCACTCCATTGTGTTCTGGCACATCCATGGGTATCCATGAATCACAGTCGCTATTCTACGAGAACTTTGTTGGGCGCAATTACTCTTTCTGGAAGCACAATTACAGCTTGCTGCAAGAGTATTCAGATGGTCAGTTTTCCGGAGTGGATGTAGAGAGTTTCTATCGTGCTGTCAATGAGTCCAAACCAAGCTTGATAAGGATTGAAGCAGATGAGCTAACATATCCACTGCATGTAATGGTGCGATATGAGATTGAAAAAGGATTGTTCAACGATGAAATAGAAGTTAAGGATCTTCCTAAGATTTGGAATGACAAGTATGAACAATATCTCGGCATCAGGACCGAAAATGATGCACAGGGTGTCCTTCAGGATGTCCATTGGGCTGGGGGCAGCTTTGGCTATTTCCCGTCATATGCTTTAGGTTACATGTATGCCGCCCAGTTCAAGAACGCTATGCTGAAAGATTTACCGAATTATGAGGAATTGCTAGAACAAGGAAATCTTCAGCCTGTTAAAGAATGGATGACAGAGAACGTCCATAAACATGGAAAAATGAAAAAGCCTCTTGAGATTTTGACAGAGGTAACAGGTGAGGGACTCAACGCGCAATATCTGGTCGATTACCTATACGACAAATACAATAAGGTATATGAATTAGTCTAA
- a CDS encoding DMT family transporter, whose product MSRKLPYLLIAFAAVMWGLIGFFVKGLNSAGFGAMEIVAIRVLTAAIILMLTGISFYRGHLKIRVKDLYLFVGTGILSIVFFNWSYFTAINLMNIPIAVALLYTSPAFVAVLSFLFLKERINRKKLLAIVMTVIGCTLAAGMTGHGGTSYSVSSILIGLGAGFGYALYSIFGKIALRRYHPFTVTLYTFLVASAVLVPTTGIVSKADVLLADDVWLYAIGLGIFPTVIAYFAYSWGLERTESSTAAVVATLEPVIATMLGILVYGDRLGSLQMLGSSMIIVSVISINISIPIRKQKNHYTV is encoded by the coding sequence TTGTCCAGGAAATTACCTTATCTATTGATTGCATTTGCAGCCGTAATGTGGGGGCTAATTGGTTTCTTTGTCAAAGGCCTGAATAGTGCGGGTTTCGGAGCCATGGAGATTGTGGCCATACGTGTGTTGACTGCAGCCATTATTTTAATGTTGACGGGAATTTCTTTTTACCGCGGCCATTTAAAAATAAGAGTGAAAGACTTGTATCTTTTTGTTGGTACAGGGATTTTAAGCATTGTGTTTTTTAATTGGTCTTACTTTACAGCAATCAACTTAATGAACATCCCGATTGCAGTAGCTTTACTGTATACTTCTCCTGCTTTTGTGGCGGTTTTATCCTTTCTTTTCCTGAAAGAAAGGATAAACAGGAAGAAGCTGTTGGCAATTGTCATGACAGTCATCGGGTGTACGCTTGCAGCAGGCATGACAGGACATGGGGGAACGTCATATTCTGTCTCCAGTATCCTTATTGGACTTGGGGCAGGCTTCGGCTATGCTCTTTACAGTATCTTTGGCAAGATCGCATTACGCCGGTACCACCCTTTTACGGTTACTTTGTATACATTCCTTGTGGCTTCCGCTGTACTGGTACCGACAACTGGAATCGTCAGCAAAGCAGATGTCCTTCTCGCTGATGATGTGTGGCTTTATGCGATAGGGTTAGGTATTTTCCCGACTGTAATTGCCTATTTTGCATACTCCTGGGGCCTTGAAAGGACGGAAAGCAGTACGGCTGCAGTAGTTGCTACACTGGAACCCGTTATTGCCACCATGCTTGGAATACTGGTGTATGGAGACAGGCTGGGGAGTCTTCAGATGCTCGGATCTTCGATGATCATCGTATCTGTGATATCTATCAATATCTCAATTCCAATCAGGAAGCAAAAAAATCACTACACTGTGTGA
- the asnS gene encoding asparagine--tRNA ligase has translation MIKTVVKDLYRNQENFNDKTVQITGWIRTLRDSKTIGFMELNDGTFFKSVQIVFEDTLDNFKEITKLPISSSVLVEGEFVPTPEMKQPFEIKATKIVVEGLSDTDYPIQKKRHTLEYLRTIAHLRPRANAFSAVFRVRSLASYALHKFFQDKGFVYVHTPIITGSDTEGAGEMFRVTSMDLNKLPKSEDGKVDDSADFFGKETNLTVSGQLNVESFALAFRNVYTFGPTFRAENSNTARHASEFWMIEPEVAFAELPDIMDLGEEMVKYVIDYVFEHAPEEMAFFNSFIDKTLIERLQNALQSDFGRVTYSEAVELLKNSGKEFEYPVEWGTDLQTEHERYLSEEIYKRPVFVTDYPKEIKAFYMRANEDGKTVAATDLLVPGIGELIGGSQREEREEVLAERIKELGMLEEDYWWYLELRKYGSTKHSGYGIGFERLVMYLTGMKNIRDVIPFPRTPGNAEF, from the coding sequence ATGATTAAGACAGTAGTAAAAGACTTATACAGAAATCAAGAGAATTTTAATGACAAAACTGTTCAAATTACAGGATGGATCCGTACTCTTCGTGATTCAAAAACCATTGGCTTTATGGAGTTGAATGATGGAACATTCTTTAAGAGTGTACAGATTGTTTTTGAGGATACCCTTGATAACTTTAAAGAAATTACGAAGTTGCCTATCAGTTCTTCTGTTTTAGTAGAAGGTGAATTTGTTCCAACTCCTGAGATGAAGCAGCCATTTGAAATTAAAGCGACAAAGATTGTCGTCGAGGGATTGTCGGATACAGATTATCCTATACAAAAAAAGAGACATACCCTTGAATATTTGAGGACAATCGCTCATTTACGTCCGAGAGCCAACGCCTTCTCAGCCGTTTTCAGAGTAAGGTCTCTTGCATCCTATGCCCTTCACAAATTCTTTCAAGACAAAGGGTTTGTATATGTACATACACCGATTATTACTGGAAGCGATACTGAAGGAGCAGGGGAAATGTTCCGTGTAACATCAATGGACTTGAACAAGCTTCCAAAAAGCGAAGATGGAAAAGTTGATGACAGTGCAGATTTCTTTGGGAAAGAAACCAACTTAACCGTGAGTGGTCAATTAAATGTGGAAAGCTTTGCTCTTGCTTTCCGTAATGTGTATACTTTTGGTCCGACATTCAGAGCAGAAAATTCCAATACGGCACGACATGCCTCAGAATTCTGGATGATCGAGCCTGAAGTAGCCTTTGCGGAATTACCGGATATCATGGACCTTGGCGAAGAAATGGTCAAGTATGTCATTGATTACGTTTTTGAGCATGCACCAGAAGAAATGGCCTTTTTTAACAGCTTTATCGATAAAACGCTCATTGAGAGATTGCAGAATGCATTGCAATCAGATTTCGGAAGAGTTACTTATAGTGAAGCTGTTGAACTATTAAAGAACTCAGGTAAGGAATTTGAATACCCTGTTGAATGGGGTACAGATCTGCAAACGGAACATGAGCGTTACCTTAGCGAGGAAATTTACAAGCGCCCTGTCTTCGTAACCGACTATCCGAAAGAAATCAAGGCATTTTATATGCGTGCGAATGAGGATGGCAAGACAGTTGCTGCGACCGACCTTTTGGTTCCTGGTATAGGCGAGTTAATCGGCGGCAGCCAGCGTGAAGAAAGAGAAGAAGTCCTTGCAGAACGAATTAAAGAACTTGGTATGTTGGAAGAAGATTACTGGTGGTACTTGGAGCTTAGAAAATACGGCAGCACAAAGCATTCAGGGTATGGTATTGGTTTCGAACGACTTGTTATGTACCTGACCGGAATGAAGAACATCCGTGATGTCATTCCATTCCCGCGTACACCAGGAAATGCAGAATTTTAA
- a CDS encoding b(o/a)3-type cytochrome-c oxidase subunit 1, with product MNTKSVNPKVDRRDGKLAIAHFYVAFIALAIGGLAGLLQTLVRSGKFELPSWTGYYQILTIHGVVLGLVLTTFFIMGFQLAAVSKTSGTLTDKQRLTGWIGFWTMTIGTVMAAIMILTNQASVLYTFYAPLQAHALFYLGLTLVIVGSWIDGAAIIMAYSSWRKANPGKPSPLLTFMSLVNTLMWIVATIGVASTVLFQLLPWSLGLVERVDVLVSRTLFWYFGHPLVYFWLLPAYMAWYAIVPKIIGGKIFSDSLARMSFILFLLFSIPVGFHHQLMEPGIDPAWKFLQVILTFLVVIPSLMTAFSLFATFEMFGRSKGSTGLFGWVKKLPWGDARFAVPFIGMLAFIPAGAGGLVNASHQLNQVVHNTIWVTGHFHLTLATSVVLTFFGISYWLVPHLTGRVLTKAMNKLAIIQGIVWAIGMTFMSGAMHAAGLLGAPRRSSFSTYGGSEQAAEWIPYQVAQAVGGSILFLGIILMLYIFINLAFFAPKGEEEFPVGEVADAAEKTPMVFENWKLWLGITVLLILFAYTIPFIDMIENAPIGSKGYKFF from the coding sequence ATGAATACAAAATCAGTAAATCCAAAGGTTGACCGCCGAGACGGCAAATTGGCAATAGCCCACTTTTATGTCGCATTCATCGCTCTTGCAATTGGTGGTCTTGCAGGTTTGCTACAAACCCTCGTCCGCTCTGGAAAATTCGAATTACCTTCATGGACAGGATACTACCAAATCCTGACGATCCACGGTGTCGTACTTGGCCTTGTTTTAACAACATTTTTCATCATGGGATTCCAGCTCGCGGCAGTGAGCAAAACATCTGGTACACTAACGGATAAACAACGATTGACTGGCTGGATTGGTTTCTGGACGATGACAATCGGTACTGTCATGGCTGCTATCATGATTCTTACAAACCAGGCTTCAGTCCTATATACGTTCTATGCACCATTACAAGCACACGCACTCTTTTACTTAGGATTAACTCTTGTCATCGTCGGAAGCTGGATTGACGGTGCAGCAATCATTATGGCTTACTCTTCATGGAGAAAAGCTAATCCTGGAAAGCCTAGCCCACTGCTGACTTTCATGTCACTCGTCAACACGCTTATGTGGATCGTAGCTACAATTGGAGTTGCTTCAACCGTCCTATTCCAACTGCTCCCTTGGTCACTCGGCCTTGTAGAGCGTGTAGATGTCCTTGTTAGCCGTACATTGTTCTGGTATTTCGGCCACCCTCTTGTGTATTTCTGGCTATTGCCTGCATACATGGCTTGGTACGCGATCGTTCCAAAAATCATTGGCGGAAAGATATTCTCAGATTCATTAGCAAGGATGTCGTTCATCCTGTTCCTGCTGTTTTCAATCCCGGTAGGTTTCCACCATCAGCTGATGGAACCAGGTATTGACCCAGCTTGGAAATTCCTTCAGGTTATTTTGACATTCCTAGTGGTTATCCCATCATTGATGACCGCATTCTCATTGTTTGCGACATTTGAAATGTTTGGACGTTCTAAAGGTTCTACCGGCCTATTTGGCTGGGTGAAAAAGCTTCCATGGGGAGATGCCCGTTTCGCAGTGCCGTTCATCGGAATGCTTGCATTCATCCCTGCTGGTGCTGGCGGACTTGTCAACGCATCCCACCAGCTTAACCAGGTCGTGCACAACACAATTTGGGTCACTGGTCACTTCCATTTGACTCTTGCAACTTCTGTCGTCCTTACATTCTTTGGAATTTCTTATTGGCTAGTCCCTCACTTGACTGGCAGGGTCCTGACAAAGGCTATGAATAAACTAGCCATTATCCAGGGTATTGTTTGGGCAATCGGTATGACTTTCATGTCCGGTGCGATGCACGCAGCTGGTCTGCTTGGAGCTCCACGCCGTTCTTCATTCTCAACATATGGCGGTTCAGAGCAGGCTGCAGAGTGGATTCCTTACCAGGTTGCACAGGCAGTTGGTGGATCGATTCTGTTCCTTGGAATCATCCTGATGCTTTACATTTTCATCAACCTTGCTTTCTTCGCACCTAAAGGGGAAGAAGAATTCCCTGTTGGAGAAGTTGCTGATGCAGCCGAGAAAACTCCAATGGTTTTCGAAAACTGGAAGCTTTGGCTCGGTATCACAGTTCTATTGATTCTATTCGCATACACGATACCGTTCATTGATATGATTGAAAATGCACCAATCGGGTCGAAGGGATATAAATTCTTCTAA
- a CDS encoding cytochrome c oxidase subunit II: MHIHKFEKIWLIFGITTLIVFLSVIGVSAFYLGNQPPSCLATVNPEKVDTTEPFNEPGLKKVEGKEWDYELVFVASAFAYNPGQVEVPKGAKVKVIATTKDVIHGFQVAGTNINMMLEPGYISEYVTTFDKAGDYLIVCNEYCGVSHHMMSSKIEVVE; encoded by the coding sequence ATGCACATTCATAAATTTGAAAAAATCTGGCTGATATTCGGAATAACGACCTTGATCGTATTCCTAAGTGTAATTGGTGTCAGTGCCTTCTATTTAGGCAACCAGCCTCCAAGCTGTCTGGCAACCGTCAATCCTGAGAAGGTAGATACTACCGAACCTTTCAACGAGCCGGGACTGAAGAAGGTTGAAGGAAAAGAATGGGATTATGAACTTGTTTTTGTAGCATCCGCATTCGCCTACAACCCTGGACAGGTTGAAGTTCCAAAAGGAGCAAAAGTGAAAGTAATCGCGACAACAAAAGACGTTATTCACGGCTTTCAGGTTGCAGGCACTAATATCAACATGATGCTAGAGCCTGGATATATCAGTGAGTACGTTACTACGTTTGACAAAGCCGGTGATTACCTGATTGTCTGTAATGAGTATTGTGGTGTCAGCCACCACATGATGTCGTCTAAAATCGAGGTGGTAGAATAA
- a CDS encoding cytochrome c oxidase subunit 2A: MAQPGIGKKTHTKVEDQSSLKGTLASVFLLGFFLIVTWVSIYFLFVDRF, encoded by the coding sequence ATGGCTCAGCCTGGAATCGGGAAGAAAACACATACGAAGGTGGAAGACCAATCTTCCTTGAAAGGAACACTTGCATCCGTTTTCTTGTTAGGATTCTTTTTAATCGTTACTTGGGTAAGCATTTATTTCTTATTTGTTGATCGTTTTTAA
- a CDS encoding SDR family NAD(P)-dependent oxidoreductase yields the protein MFLPSFDLNGKTAVVTGAGRGIGRAIAIGLAEAGANVALLARTEEDLKETSSVIEKLGNQTLVLPTDVTNRDQVHNSISAVCTEWGKIDILVNNAGMNIRSKALEATDEEWQTIMDTNLKSAFMMSQEAGKVMKAQLSGGKIINIASVAGQVALRTGVVYAATKAALMQMTKVLAMEWGQYGINVNSIGPWYFKTPLTEKLLADETYVKDILAVTPLKRIGELPELVGPVVFLSSDAGNYVTGQTIFVDGGMTIHGF from the coding sequence ATGTTTTTGCCATCTTTTGATTTGAACGGTAAAACAGCGGTAGTGACTGGTGCGGGAAGAGGAATAGGCCGGGCGATTGCAATCGGGCTTGCAGAAGCTGGAGCAAATGTAGCATTGCTTGCACGAACGGAGGAGGATCTTAAGGAAACTTCATCTGTAATTGAAAAATTAGGGAATCAAACGCTCGTGCTCCCAACCGATGTAACAAATAGGGACCAAGTACATAATTCAATTTCAGCAGTATGCACTGAATGGGGGAAAATTGATATTCTAGTCAATAATGCTGGCATGAATATCCGTTCCAAGGCATTAGAGGCGACAGATGAAGAATGGCAAACGATCATGGATACCAATTTAAAATCAGCTTTCATGATGTCTCAGGAGGCAGGGAAAGTCATGAAGGCACAGCTATCAGGGGGCAAAATCATTAATATCGCTTCTGTAGCAGGGCAAGTAGCCCTAAGGACCGGTGTAGTCTATGCCGCAACTAAGGCAGCCCTAATGCAGATGACAAAGGTGCTTGCAATGGAATGGGGACAATACGGTATCAATGTGAATTCAATTGGACCTTGGTATTTCAAAACACCTCTGACTGAAAAACTATTGGCAGATGAGACGTATGTGAAAGACATTCTTGCAGTAACTCCTTTGAAGAGAATTGGGGAATTGCCGGAGCTGGTAGGACCAGTTGTCTTCCTAAGTTCTGATGCAGGAAACTATGTGACTGGCCAAACTATATTCGTCGACGGCGGCATGACTATTCACGGATTCTGA
- a CDS encoding type III polyketide synthase, giving the protein MPRVISIAEALPPFTIEQEKVMDFAEKLFKESFKDINRLLTVFQNGQIEKRHFAKDLDWFESDHTFEEKNNAFIEAAVELGAKAISNCLKNDEFLKNEVHLEEIDAIFTISSTGVSTPSIDARIMNILPSSQYTKRIPIWGLGCAGGASGLSRAYEYCLAYPKAKVLVLSVELCSLTFQRNDRSKSNLIGTSLFADGVACALICGDDSGYEKIMKKDAAPNIIGTQSTTMPDSEDVMGWEVKNEGLYVVFSKDIPTIIENWLQPNVLRFLNSNGLDVPDLDHFIAHPGGKKVLDAYVSAMKFPETMTETSLEVLKEYGNMSSATILYVLRRFMESAEKGDLGLGAALGPGFSSELLLMRWE; this is encoded by the coding sequence ATGCCAAGAGTCATATCCATCGCTGAAGCATTGCCGCCATTTACAATAGAACAAGAAAAGGTAATGGATTTCGCAGAAAAGCTATTCAAAGAATCCTTTAAAGATATAAATAGGCTGCTCACCGTTTTCCAGAACGGCCAAATTGAGAAACGCCATTTTGCGAAAGATCTTGATTGGTTCGAAAGTGACCATACTTTTGAAGAAAAGAATAATGCATTTATCGAGGCAGCTGTGGAACTTGGGGCAAAAGCGATTTCAAATTGCCTTAAGAATGATGAATTCCTAAAGAACGAAGTCCATCTTGAAGAAATCGATGCGATTTTTACCATCAGCAGTACAGGTGTGTCGACGCCTAGCATTGACGCGAGGATAATGAATATCTTGCCGTCATCACAATACACTAAAAGGATTCCGATTTGGGGTCTCGGCTGTGCTGGCGGGGCAAGCGGACTTTCGCGCGCTTATGAGTACTGCCTGGCCTACCCAAAGGCAAAAGTACTCGTTCTATCCGTTGAATTGTGCAGTTTAACATTCCAGCGGAACGACCGTTCAAAAAGCAATCTGATCGGAACTTCTCTATTTGCAGACGGGGTTGCTTGCGCCCTGATCTGTGGTGATGATTCCGGGTATGAAAAAATAATGAAAAAAGATGCTGCACCAAATATTATCGGTACACAGTCCACAACCATGCCGGATTCTGAAGATGTTATGGGATGGGAAGTGAAGAATGAAGGATTGTATGTCGTGTTTTCAAAGGATATACCCACGATTATCGAAAACTGGCTTCAGCCAAATGTCTTAAGGTTTTTAAATTCAAATGGTCTTGACGTTCCAGACCTTGATCATTTTATCGCGCACCCAGGAGGTAAAAAAGTACTGGATGCCTATGTTTCTGCTATGAAATTTCCTGAAACGATGACAGAGACTTCTCTGGAAGTCTTAAAAGAATATGGGAATATGTCTTCAGCGACCATACTATATGTATTAAGAAGGTTCATGGAGTCTGCGGAGAAAGGCGACCTGGGACTTGGTGCTGCACTTGGTCCTGGTTTTAGCTCGGAATTGCTATTGATGAGGTGGGAATAG